The DNA window CATATCCTTTGAGATTCTACAATAGTGATGGAAGGAGTTTGGCTGATGACTGACCAAGAAATCAAGACCGCTTATGAACGTGATGGTTACGTGGTGCTCAGAGACATTATTGACAACCAAAATTTAGATCCGATCCGCGACTTCATCAAGGCAAAGGTAGATGCCTATAGTGATGAATTGTATGCGGAAGGCAAACTGTCGTCGCGCTATGAAAATGAATCTTTTGAGCGACGTTATGCCGCGATCTGCGAAGAGTTAGATATACTCCCTCGCAACTGGGCTTTTGGTATGTTCGGACGTGAGTTTTATGATCTTTACAACCTCCCCGGTGTTCTCAATGTGCTCCGCCTGCTCTTGGGTCCTGAAGTCTCGAATATCGGCACGCCTGCGCTACGGACGAAACTCCCCAGAAGCGCGATTACCTCATTTCCATGGCATCAAGACAGCCAATACCTTGACCAATCAACGATTGGTAAGAAGGAGAAACATACAGGTGGGCTTCACATGGTTACGGTGTGGGTGCCGCTGGTCGAAGCGACAGTCGAAAATGGGTGTTGCTGGGTTATTCCGGGCAGTCACCGCTGGGGTTTATTGGACGGTGCGCGCGGTGCGGACTCAAACGTCCGGATGGAGGAAGATGTTGAGACGCGCGGTACCCCCACGCCTATTCCGCTTAAACCGGGTGGTGCGTTGTTCATGTCGAATCTCTGCGTCCATACCAGCAAGGTGAACACGACACGGAAATCCCGTTGGAGTATCGACTTCCGCTATTTCCCAACACCCGATCGCGCTGATTTGACTGCCGAGCAGCGTGAAGCCGCCGAGTTCGTGAAAGACAAGGCACTGTCAGGTGGGAGGGTGCCACTTGTCGTGGTTACTGAAGGCGAAAAACCAACGTGGCAAGAGTGGGAGGCACAGGTCTCAGCACAGCAAGCGCATCGGTCAGGTTGAACAGTAGACTACTGATGATCACGTGGAAAAGAAAGGAAGGCAAGCGTGGAACCGTTTGACTGGCGGTTGGAAGATTGGAGGATGGAAAAGGACTTCCCACCTTCCAATCTTTCAGCGTTTCATCTTGCAAGTTCTCATATCAAATTTACGTTAGAAATAGGCATGTATGCCCATTCCTACGTACACACCAGCGAGTCCTTTAGATTCGGAGTCGATTTTTTCTCTGCCAAATCCTTGACCGACTTCCACGTTCAAACCGAGTGGAATCCCGCCAAGTGAAAACACAAGTTCGCCACCAAAGGCGATTCCACCGCCTAATGTTGTGGTAGTGTAGTCTCTCGTTTTTTCGTGCTGCGTGGTAATTTCGGATTCCGGGGTAATGGAGTCCATCCTTCTTTCGTACCGCCAAGCACCTTCTAAGGTAAAATAGAGTCGGGATAGATGCCACCTGCTTCGGTGTTCAAATATAGCATACGAAACACCGGCACCTAACATGTGGTCGCTATTCTGATCACTGAGAATAAAACGTCCGACGGTTTGAAGATACACAGGTGCCAGTCCAGTATAGCGAAAACTGACCCCACCAAATTCAGGGGTCGCTCCCTGAAGTCCAATGCCAAAATTTTTTCCAATACCAAAATCTTTGGTGAGATTCGATTCTTGTGCCTGAACTGAGAAACTGAAGGTTATTCCTACAAAAATACAGATCAGACAAAACATTTTGCGTGTCATTGTTTTTCTCCTTTTTGTTTATTGGGCGATCAATAGTGTCACCCGGTGTGGTTCAGTAGTGGATGGATAATGTATGAGGATATCTTGCTTGTTGTCTTTGTTGAGGTCCACCAGTCGAGCGTTTCGCTCGTCATTAGGCATAGTGACCGCCACTTTTTGAGGTGTCCGCGCGAACAGTTTCGGTCCCGGTATGCCGGGAAAGACGTGCAGCTCTTCCCAGTGCTTTCCGACCAACAGGTCTGAGCGTCCGTCCCCGTTCACATCACCAAGCAGGACCACTGGGAAGAAGACCCTATCTTTCTCAAAGATATCTAAGTCCGGTCTGATTTTACGCCTGGTAGTCGGTTTATCGGGATAAGTACCATCTCCGATACGATAGAACTCGAGATCTATTGCAATCGACTTGCCGAGCATTGCGCGGCTCATCCCGATAAGCCCAGTCTTTACGTCTTTGAACAGAATGTCGGCCTTACCATCTCCATCGAGGTCTTGGAACCACTGTGACGAATAGCCCCAGGGCTGCAAACCCCCAGCGGTCCCTCGCGGTCGGATTGTCATACCGACATCCCGTGCGAACTCGATTCCGTCGGGTGTTGGTGTGCCAAAATGCACCTCGTATAGGCTGCGTTGTTTCCCAAGACTCCGTCCCTCTAACGAATGGATCACCATGTCGGCGATGTTATCACCGTTCATATCTTGAAACGTGTGCAGCACTCTCCGCTTCGTGTTTTCCCTGAAGCCAAAGATGAGCGAGAACATATTTTCGCTGCTGAATCCAAAGGCGATTGAGTAGGCACCGTCAGTGTCGAATGGAATATCAACAGTGAAGGTCTCTGCTACCGCGGAAAACATCCCGCGAGCATCTTGGCGATAAACGTCGAAATGGTCGGCGTTCCAGAACACGAGATCGCTGCGTCCATCTTGATCGTAGTCCATCTGGTGAAAGCGACTCAGATACCAGTGGACAG is part of the Candidatus Poribacteria bacterium genome and encodes:
- a CDS encoding phytanoyl-CoA dioxygenase family protein, with the translated sequence MTDQEIKTAYERDGYVVLRDIIDNQNLDPIRDFIKAKVDAYSDELYAEGKLSSRYENESFERRYAAICEELDILPRNWAFGMFGREFYDLYNLPGVLNVLRLLLGPEVSNIGTPALRTKLPRSAITSFPWHQDSQYLDQSTIGKKEKHTGGLHMVTVWVPLVEATVENGCCWVIPGSHRWGLLDGARGADSNVRMEEDVETRGTPTPIPLKPGGALFMSNLCVHTSKVNTTRKSRWSIDFRYFPTPDRADLTAEQREAAEFVKDKALSGGRVPLVVVTEGEKPTWQEWEAQVSAQQAHRSG
- a CDS encoding VCBS repeat-containing protein, producing the protein MKKRNPFHKRFFPRVECIKRYQRGLFFMLVFGVFLSSCSGRSKQEVVPITMSAPKELTFEQHKVETGTAKHQTVLAGFILGNDFAEIAVVNVDENDNQDLRIYTFNDGTWVLGLDAKLRPEVLFVDLANIGGRDRLITYEHGRLNWFDPDSAVERTLVQVTTNYNATGEGGIPHIDITRDINRDSLDDLIVPDIDGFWIATQSRDGSFTDPIKLGPPDPFLNEIAMDDTRSYREVGITPLTVHWYLSRFHQMDYDQDGRSDLVFWNADHFDVYRQDARGMFSAVAETFTVDIPFDTDGAYSIAFGFSSENMFSLIFGFRENTKRRVLHTFQDMNGDNIADMVIHSLEGRSLGKQRSLYEVHFGTPTPDGIEFARDVGMTIRPRGTAGGLQPWGYSSQWFQDLDGDGKADILFKDVKTGLIGMSRAMLGKSIAIDLEFYRIGDGTYPDKPTTRRKIRPDLDIFEKDRVFFPVVLLGDVNGDGRSDLLVGKHWEELHVFPGIPGPKLFARTPQKVAVTMPNDERNARLVDLNKDNKQDILIHYPSTTEPHRVTLLIAQ